The genomic segment CACCTCCCTTCTTAGTTTATGAGTTCGACAAAAAATTAACCTGTATATTTTTTTACAATTTATTTTATGATTAAACTGCAAAAAACTAACCATCTTAATAAGATTGAAAGAGAAATAAGGGGCTGTCTCAAAAGTAATTAATTACTTTTGGGCATGGCCCCTTTTTTCATTGTTCATTTTAAATTCATTGAAAATTTTTCTGTTAAGAAAATAAAAACCCATACCTGACATTCTATACTGTTGCCAGTTTAGCCAGGTTATGGGCTATACACAGTAAACCCCATTCAATTTTTACTTTCTCAAGGCCACGAAGCAGAAATCTCCGGAATGACCAATTACCTTTGATCCTTCCAAAGACAGATTCCGCTTCAATTGCTCTTTGAGAACGGAGTTTCATACCTTTATCGGAACAAAGGTTTTCCTTTACCTTTTGCTTATATTCACGTAATTTAAAATTTATTCTTATTACTCGATCACCTTTGGCCTTGGTACAATTTTCTTTTAACTCACACCCATCACAATTTTCGCATTTGTAATATCTAATTTGTTTAGTATATCCATTTTCAGTCTTAATTTCTTTTGTCTTACAGTAAATGAGTCTTCTTTGAGCAGGACAAATAAACTCGTCGTTTTCTTTATCATACGGCCAGTTTTCTACTTTAAATATATCATTTTTAAACTTCTTCTTTTGTTCTTTATGAAAAGTATTATACTTAACATAAATATTAGTATTGGCTTTCTCTAAGTAATCATAATTTTCCTCACTACCATAACCTGAATCAGCTATCACATTTTCCGGAATCTTACCTGTAACTTCTTTTACTTTTTCTAAATGAGGTATTAAGCATCTTGAATCTGCCGGCCTTTGATGAATACTATAACCAACTACAAACTGATTCTCTGTACCTATCTGAACATTATATGCGGGCTTCAATTGCCCATTTTTCATGTGGTCTTCTTTCATTCTCATAAAAGTTGCATCAGTATCTGTTTTAGAATAACTGTTTCGTCCATTTAAAATCTCTTCCTGCTGCTCATATTTTTTCATTCGAGGAAGACATTTATCTTTGAGCTCTTTAACTGTTTTTTTTAACTTCTTATCTTTGGAGTTCTTTTCTAGACGTTCTTCAAGTTCCTTAATTTTTTCTTCGAGTTTCTTTGAATCTATTTCTTTTCCTTCACCCATCTCCTCCAGGTCATTATCCCCATACAATCTATTCTCTTCTTCGTTGGTTTTCTCAATCTCTTTTAAAAGTTCATTAATTTTTGCCCTAAGCCTTGCTTTGTACTTCTTTGTCGCTTTTCTCCAGACAAAGCTATATTTGTTTGCATTAGCTTCTATTTTTGTACCATCTAAAAAGTAATTCTCTAACTTTACATATCCTTCTTCTATAAGAAGTTCCAATACTGATGCAAATACCTCATCAATAACATCTTTCATGATCTCTGATCTGAATCGGTTTATCGTCCGAAAATCAGGTTTATTGTTACCACTAAGCCACATAAAATAAATATTTTCCCGAAGTGCCTTGGCAATTCGTCTTGATGAATATATTCTCTGAGTATAGGCATATACTATAACCTTAAGCATCATTTTCGGATGGTAGCTGCTTCTACCCCCACCTTTATATTTTTCAAGCAGGGGTTCAATATTCATCCTTTCTATAGCTGAATTTACCACCCTTACTAAATGATTCTCAGGAATAAACACATCAAAACTCAAAGGCAACATTGTCTGATTCATATTATATTCAATAAATGTCTTTTTATTATGGTTTTTCCTCTTCATATTTATATTTTACCATAAAAAAAAGGTGTTGTCTTTATAAAAATTTCTGACAACACCTTTCTTTTAATATTTACTTTTGGGGGTTATAAAGGGACTTTTGGGACAGCCCCTTATTTTTGCTGTAATTTATTATACATTAAAAAAAATCAACCACGGAAAGTATCCCATGGTTGATTTAACCTCACTGATTAATAACTTCCCGCTGCCTTTACAGCTGCATCAGCCTGAATCAAACCTGAACCGGTAGCATCACTGCCCCACTCAAAAGTTTCTCCACCCCAGGGGTCGGGAACAAAGACTGAATTAGGAGGAATATAAATGGCAGTCTCTTTTAGAATCTTCTCCACATCTTTCTGGGTCAGGAACGGATTTTTCTGAAGCATTAAAGCAGCAACCCCAGCTACATGAGGAGCAGCCATACTGGTACCGCTTAGATAATAATATTGGCCCATTTTATCCTGCTTAGCCCAGCGTGGTGGATGAGCAGCACCATAAACTGAATATGGTCCGACAACCCAGACACCCGGAGCCAATACAT from the Anoxybacter fermentans genome contains:
- a CDS encoding IS1182 family transposase, with protein sequence MKRKNHNKKTFIEYNMNQTMLPLSFDVFIPENHLVRVVNSAIERMNIEPLLEKYKGGGRSSYHPKMMLKVIVYAYTQRIYSSRRIAKALRENIYFMWLSGNNKPDFRTINRFRSEIMKDVIDEVFASVLELLIEEGYVKLENYFLDGTKIEANANKYSFVWRKATKKYKARLRAKINELLKEIEKTNEEENRLYGDNDLEEMGEGKEIDSKKLEEKIKELEERLEKNSKDKKLKKTVKELKDKCLPRMKKYEQQEEILNGRNSYSKTDTDATFMRMKEDHMKNGQLKPAYNVQIGTENQFVVGYSIHQRPADSRCLIPHLEKVKEVTGKIPENVIADSGYGSEENYDYLEKANTNIYVKYNTFHKEQKKKFKNDIFKVENWPYDKENDEFICPAQRRLIYCKTKEIKTENGYTKQIRYYKCENCDGCELKENCTKAKGDRVIRINFKLREYKQKVKENLCSDKGMKLRSQRAIEAESVFGRIKGNWSFRRFLLRGLEKVKIEWGLLCIAHNLAKLATV